One genomic window of Limanda limanda chromosome 16, fLimLim1.1, whole genome shotgun sequence includes the following:
- the gcgb gene encoding glucagon b, producing the protein MTSVNTLSGLLLLIIIQSSWQVPDQDTEHNSMLLPENGMMTEPIELPKRHSEGTFSNDYSKYLETRRAQDFVQWLKNSKRNGSLFRRHADGTYTSDVSSYLQDQAAKEFVSWLKTGRGRRE; encoded by the exons ATGACAAGCGTCAACACTTTGTCCGGACTCCTGCTTCTCATCATCATCCAAAGCAGCTGGCAGGTGCCTGACCAGGACACAGAGCATAACTCCAT GTTATTGCCCGAAAACGGCATGATGACGGAACCAATTGAGCTCCCAAAGAGACATTCAGAGGGAACATTTTCAAACGACTACAGTAAATACCTGGAGACAAGACGAGCGCAAGACTTTGTCCAGTGGCTAAAGAACTCAAAAAGGAACGG GAGTTTATTTAGACGCCATGCGGACGGCACCTACACCAGCGACGTGAGCTCCTACCTGCAGGACCAGGCAGCCAAGGAGTTTGTGTCCTGGCTGAAGACCGGCCGGGGCAGGAGAGAGTAG